One region of Fusobacterium sp. SYSU M8D902 genomic DNA includes:
- a CDS encoding DUF4942 domain-containing protein, with protein MFTENKNFYPTPQEIIIKMIEKIEKEKALNILEPSAGKGNLIEGLNEYNKYYNKIKINSLDCLEIDNNLRAILKDKKFNLIGSDFLNFNTYKEYDLILMNPPFENGEKHLLKAISLIENSGGQIICLLNAETLKNPYSNYRKVLMNKLENAEIELIKNAFGGAERKTNVEVALINLKINKKIKSKLFKNLEEEKINFENIKIDKLTNKDLILNLIERYKFEIETGKQLIKEIDFFNKFVEKESKLILKNDYYNQDMNINFFVEKTRKKYWKILFENKNLERLFTNELRSKFYSNLESMKKYEFNLENIEEVLIELSKNMFSSLEKDIENLFDEFSIKYHYYNESSKNIHYFDGWKTNKAHFINKKVIIPLNAFSCYSDRIETYEIENKLLDIYKIFMYLDNKKENIKISLEECRNILNHIDNEKTKNIDLGYFTVSFYKKGTTHIIFNDEKLLLKFNIFGSQMKKWLPPSYGKTKYEDLDIEEKDVIDSFQGKESYQEVVNNNDTYLLHNDNIKLIGI; from the coding sequence ATGTTTACAGAAAATAAAAATTTTTATCCAACACCTCAAGAAATAATTATCAAAATGATTGAAAAAATAGAAAAAGAAAAAGCTCTAAATATATTAGAACCAAGTGCAGGGAAAGGAAATTTAATAGAGGGATTAAATGAATATAATAAATACTATAATAAAATAAAAATAAATAGTCTTGATTGTCTTGAGATAGACAATAATTTGAGAGCTATTTTAAAAGATAAAAAGTTTAATTTAATAGGAAGTGATTTTTTAAATTTCAATACATATAAAGAATATGATTTAATATTGATGAATCCTCCTTTTGAAAACGGGGAAAAACATTTATTAAAAGCTATTTCTTTAATAGAGAATAGTGGAGGACAAATTATTTGTTTACTAAATGCAGAAACTTTAAAAAATCCTTATTCTAATTATAGAAAAGTATTGATGAATAAACTTGAAAATGCAGAAATTGAATTAATAAAAAATGCTTTTGGAGGAGCTGAAAGAAAAACAAATGTAGAAGTTGCTTTAATTAATTTAAAAATTAATAAAAAAATAAAATCAAAATTATTTAAAAATTTAGAAGAGGAAAAAATAAATTTTGAAAATATAAAAATTGATAAATTAACAAATAAAGATTTGATTTTAAATTTAATTGAAAGATATAAATTTGAAATTGAAACAGGGAAACAACTTATTAAAGAAATTGATTTTTTCAATAAGTTTGTAGAAAAAGAAAGTAAATTAATTTTAAAAAATGATTATTATAATCAAGATATGAATATTAATTTCTTTGTTGAAAAAACAAGGAAAAAATACTGGAAAATCTTATTTGAAAATAAAAATTTAGAAAGATTATTTACTAATGAATTAAGAAGTAAATTCTATTCTAACTTAGAAAGTATGAAAAAATATGAATTTAATTTAGAAAATATAGAAGAAGTTTTAATAGAACTTTCTAAAAATATGTTTAGCTCTCTTGAAAAAGATATAGAAAACTTATTTGATGAGTTTTCTATTAAATATCATTATTATAATGAATCATCAAAGAATATTCACTATTTTGATGGTTGGAAAACAAATAAAGCTCATTTTATAAATAAAAAAGTTATTATTCCTTTAAATGCTTTTAGTTGTTATAGTGATAGAATAGAAACTTATGAAATAGAAAATAAGTTATTAGATATATATAAAATATTTATGTACCTTGATAATAAAAAAGAAAATATAAAAATTAGTTTAGAAGAGTGTAGAAATATTTTAAACCATATAGATAATGAAAAAACTAAAAATATTGATTTAGGATATTTTACAGTTAGTTTTTATAAAAAAGGAACTACACACATTATATTTAATGATGAAAAACTTTTATTAAAATTTAATATATTTGGAAGCCAAATGAAAAAATGGTTACCACCAAGTTATGGAAAAACGAAGTATGAAGATTTAGATATTGAAGAGAAAGATGTTATAGATAGTTTTCAAGGCAAAGAGAGCTATCAAGAAGTAGTAAATAATAATGATACTTATTTGTTACATAATGATAATATAAAACTAATAGGGATTTAA